The DNA segment TGTAAAATTGGTAGCCGAACAAATTGCAGAACTGAAAGGGTTAACTCTTGAGGAAGTGGCAGACGAAACAGCCAAAAATGCAAAAAAATTATTCGGCATAAAGTGATAAGGAATGTTGTCGATTTTTCAACAAGGTTGTCCAAACTTTTTATGTTTCTAAAAAGTTCTACATGTCTCACTTACGACATAGGATAACCGTGTCGATAACTCTTGCTTTTCTTTTTATGGAGCATCTTGCATAATAGGGACTACGCTTGGCAAGGGTGTCTGGGTTGACAAGTCGGCAACAATATCTTTATAATCACTCCGAGAAGAGGAGGCGTTTTTCATCGTGATTAATAGTATGAAAAACCTGTTTTCCAAGACTTTGAGTAAGAAGAAACTGGTGATTTTTTCTGCTAGTTTCGTAGTTTTTGCCGCTGCTCTTGGGTTCTTCATGTATGAAGGGACCAAAAAGACAGTCGCATTGACACTGGATGGCGAAGAAAGAGTCATTAAAACACACGCAAATACTATCCAAGATATATTTAATGATCTCAATATTTCATTGCGCTCAGAGGATTATTTATCGCTGGCGGCAAACACGGAGGTTAAGAACAACCTATCAATCGTGTGGAAACCGGCAAAATAGGTAGAGTTAATACAGAATCAGGAAAAGAAAACGTATTGGACAGCAGCCGATACTGTAGAGGAATTCCTGAAAGAACAGAATATCGTTATAAATGAACACGACAAGTTAAACCTAAACCCAGACGCTAAATTAAAGCAAGATTTGAAGATTGCCATTCAAAGAGCTTTCCCGCTTAAGCTTGTAGTAGGCGGAAAAGAGCAAGATGTATGGTCGACTTCGACTACGGTCGCTGACTTTTTATCACAGCAAGGAATCGCACTGAACGAAATGGACCGTGTTGAGCCTGCGTTAAAGCAGACAGTCACAAAAGATGCCGTGATTAATGTCATTCGAGTTGAAAAAGTCACCGATGTAGTGGAAGAACCAATTAGCTATGCAGTCATTACGAAAAATGACAGCAAACTGGAAAAAGGAAAACAGAAAGTCGTAACGGAAGGCCAGGAAGGCTTGCTTTCCAAGGAATATGAAGTAATCCTTGAAAACGGCAAGGAAGTATCAAGAAAACTGGTCAGTGAAAAGAAATTGAAAGAAAAACAGGATAAAGTCGTGGCAATGGGAACGAAGGTCATCGTAGCTCAAGTATCCCGTGGCTCAAGTGAACCGGCAGGAAAGGAATTCTATGTTTCTTCCACAGCGTATACTGCTAACTGTAACGGATGCTCAGGCTACACGGCTACTGGGATCAACCTAAGGGCAAACCCTAATATCAAGGTCATTGCGGTAGATCCAAGTGTTATCCCTCTAGGAACAAAAGTATATGTTGAAGGCTATGGCTATGCAATAGCTGCCGATAAAGGATCAGCTATCAAAGGCAATAAGATCGATGTCTTTTTTGCCTCAAAGGCGGATGCATACCGCTGGGGCCGTAAGCGCGTCAAAATTAAAATCCTAAATTAATTCATGGATGCAGGGGAACCTTCCTCTGCATTTTTGTTTTTTCAATGAATCTTTAAGGTATAATAAGAAAAGCATAATGGCTTAAAAACTTTACACCTATATAGACGATTATATTTCAGAAATGTTTCATTTATTTCAAAGAAAAAATTTTTACTTTCATAAATTTATATTCAACGAATCCAATGCTGTTTAAATAAATTGGCGTATGCATTTTTAACGGAGGAACCATGAAGTTAAAAGAAATCATTGTAGTTGAGGGCAAGGATGATACGACGGCGATCAGGCGTGCTGTTGACGCGGATACAATTGAAACGAACGGGTCGGCGATTAATTCGGATACCATTGAACGGATTCGGAATGCCCATGAAAAGCGGGGAGTCATTGTTTTTACCGATCCTGATTTTCCAGGTGAAAAAATCCGCAAAACCATTTCAGAGCAGGTTGCAGGGTGCAAGCATGCTTTTATTCCAAAAGAGCTGGCCAAGCCCAAATCCGGGAGAGGCATTGGTGTGGAACATGCATCTCCAGAAGTGATCCGAGAAGCACTGAAGGATGCTCAGGTAATGGACGCAAAGGCAGTCGAGGAGATTACCCAGGAAGACTTAATTGTTGCGGGTCTGATCGGCGGCCCTGGCTCCAGGGAGAGGCGTGAGAAGCTTGGCAGGCTGCTGCGTATTGGTTATACAAATGGGAAACAGCTACACAAGCGCCTGATGATGTTTCAGGTGAAAAGAAAGGATTTCGCAGCTGCACTGGCAGAAATCCTTAAGGAGGAACAAAATGCATAAAGATATTGCTACCCCGATGAGAACGAAGGAAATACTTGATAAGTACGGTTTTTCTTTTAAAAAGAGTCTTGGACAGAACTTTTTGATCGATACGAATATCCTGAATCGCATAGTCGACCATGCGGAGTTAACCGACCATAGCGGTGCGATAGAAATTGGACCGGGAATTGGAGCGTTGACTGAGCAGTTGGCGAAAAGAGCGGAAAAGGTAGTCGCTTTTGAAATTGATCAGCGCCTGCTGCCGATATTGGAGGATACACTATCCCCTTATCCAAACGTAAAAGTCATCCATAGTGATGTATTGAAAGCAGATGTTCAAGCTGTGATGAAGCAGGAATTTGAGAAGCAAGAGGATGTTATGGTCGTTGCCAACCTGCCATATTACGTAACAACACCTATTCTGATGAAGCTGCTTGAGGAAAGGCTGCCGATCAGGGGGATCGTCTGCATGCTCCAAAAGGAGGTTGGCGACAGAATTTCGGCCAAGCCGGGAACGAAGGAATATGGTTCACTGTCTATTGCAGTTCAGTATTACACAAAGGCTGAAACCGTGATGATTGTTCCAAAAACGGTGTTTATGCCACAGCCGAACGTAGATTCAGCCGTCATAAGATTGACATTGCATGATGAACCGCCTGTGAAGGTAAAGGATGAAAAATTCTTCTTCCACGTCACCAGATCAAGTTTTGCCCAGCGAAGGAAGACGATCCTGAATAACCTGACTAGCCAGCTGCCGGACGGAAAGCAGAAGAAAGAAAGTATACAGGCGGCGCTCCGGCAGGCAGGAGTAGAAGAGTCACGCAGGGGAGAAACTCTCACGATCGAAGAATTCGCACAATTGAGCAATGCGCTTTATCCATATTTTCACTAAAGTCCGGAGACTTCCGGGCTTTATTTGCGTTTATGAATAAAAACTGTAAATAAGAAATATAAACTATTTTTCAGGAAAAAAGCTTTTAGATAAATTTAAGGAAAATAACCAGTAAATCCAAGGAAATTCTGTCCTAGGGCAATCCTTCAGAGTCCCAAAAGCACATGTCTATGGGTATCTGCATATTTTATGTAAGAATACCATTTAGCGCAGCCTGTGTGCGGGGCAATTGGAGTGAGGATGATGAATATTAACCTCATGGATATCGTCGGCAGGGTTTCGCATCAATGCGACATTATGTTCCGGGTTATCGATATCAGAGAGAAACATGGCAAAAAAATCGCGATATTATACGGTGAGGATTTCCGATTGATTGCGGATGCGCCCTATGAAGATTTAATAAAAATCGATCCTAGTATGCGCATGAGGCTGACAAAGGAATTCCGGTCACTTGAAGAACAGTCATATAAGCTTTTCAGGCAGGATGTTGACCTATTACAGCAAAAACAGGAATATGAAGTTACAGAGGGATACAGCAAGTCATATAACTACTTTCAGATGCCTGGGAAGGTGCTCCATATAGATGGAGATCCAAATTATTTAAAAAAGTGCCTGACCCTTTATGAGAAAGTCGGGGTCCCTGTTTATGGATTTCATTGCAATGAAAAAGAAATGCCGGAGAAAGTCGGGATGCTGCTTGATTATTACCGGCCGGATATATTGGTCATAACAGGGCATGATGCCTATTCAAAGTCTAAAGGAGCTATGGATGATATCAATGCTTATCGCCACTCCAAGCATTTTGTGCAGACAGTAAGAGAGGCACGAAAGAAAGTTCCCCATCTGGACCAACTGGTCATTTTTGCCGGAGCGTGCCAGTCTCATTTTGAGTCGTTAATCCACGCCGGGGCTAACTTTGCCAGTTCACCTTCAAGAGTTAATATCCATGCGCTTGACCCAGTCTATATCGTCGCTAAAATCAGCTTTACGCCATTCATGGAGCGCATAAACGTGTGGGATGTACTTCGGAACACACTGACTGGGGATAAAGGCCTGGGCGGGATCGAAACAAAGGGAGTACTAAGGACGGGAATGCCATATAAGAAAAATTCGTCGGACTGAATAGAATACGGTCCGGCGTTTTTTTATTTTTTGTACATATTTTATCGCATTAAAGGCTACTCTAAAATTGTTGAAATTTAGAAGAAAAAGAAGACCGAAATATATTGACTTTTAAATTTAAGTACTGTTATAATTTATGTTTTTGTTTGACTAAATGGTGTCAGCGTGTTATACTTTACACAGTGAGGTGGACCGAATGCCAAAAACATTATCGGATATCAAAAAAGCGCTTGATTCAAACTTAGGAAAAAGACTCATGCTAAAGGCCAACGGAGGACGAAGAAAGACGATTGAACGTTCTGGCGTGTTAGCGGAAACTTATCCTTCAGTTTTCGTCATCGAGCTTGACCAGGATGAAAATGCTTTTGAACGTGTTTCGTACAGCTACGCAGATGTTTTAACTGAAACAGTGGAAATTACCTTCTTTGAAGATACAACAGGATCAATTGCTTTGAGCTAATTCTTGGCTCAATACAGTACAGGCAGTCAACTTTCGAGTTAGCTGCTTTTTATTTTTGCCTAATTTTCCAGAAAGCAGGATAAATAAGGAGCACATGAAAATCTCTTTTTTCAAAAATACTAAAATAACCGCGGTGGTGAAAGGAGCTGGTAGTATTGGGCAGAAGAAGAGGAATTATGTCTGAAAGGTTGAAGGAAGAGCTTGCAAAAGAACTTGGCTTCTATGATGTCGTCCAGAATGAAGGATGGGGCGGAATCAAAGCCAAGGATGCAGGTAACATGGTTAAGCGAGCGATTGAGCTGGCCGAACAGCAGCTTACGAACCAAAACCGCTGACCAGATGAAAAATTTCTTTGTAACCTGCCACATAGCTGTTTTTCGCAGTTGCCAATAAAATTCAGATCCATCGCGGTGCCGGGGCTCTTGCTCCGGCTTTTTCTATGGAAATAACGAAGAGCAACTTCCATGTATCCTCCTGCAATTCTAATTCTTTGTGAAATTACTGTATTCGCCATTACGCAAATGATAAAATAAAGGAATGTTTCTTGCAGAGGAGTCTTACTTATTTTACTCAAAGAGTATTTTTGAAAAATTAGATAATTTTCCAGCTTCAGCGCTTGTCGGGGCTGACCAAGGCGCTTGCGCTTTTCTATTCTTTTTGTGGTAAAATAGGACAAAATGTGGAATTCGTTTAAAGTAGGTGGAAGTTGTGAAGGTTTTAGTGAAGGCGCCAGCAAAAATCAATTTGTCACTTGATGTTTTGCACAAACGTCCGGACGGCTACCATGAGGTGGAAATGGTCATGACGACGATTGATTTGGCTGATCGCATCGAACTTAGTTTACTAGAAGAAGACAGGATCGTGATCCATTCCCATAATCGGTTTGTTCCAGATGATCAGCGGAATCTTGCTTACCAGGCAGCGCATCTTTTGAAGCTGAGGTTCCAGGTGAAGCAAGGTGTTGTCATCGGTATTGAGAAGACTATTCCGGTGGCAGCAGGGCTTGCTGGCGGCAGCAGTGACGCAGCGGCAACGTTAAGAGGCTTGAATAAGCTATGGAAGCTTGGACTGTCATTGGACGAGCTTGCCGTGCTCGGCGCTGAAATTGGCTCAGATGTTTCTTTCTGTGTATACGGAGGGACAGCGCTTGCAACAGGCAGAGGAGAAATTATTGAGGAACTTCCAGCACCACCGACGTGCTGGGTCGTTTTGGCGAAGCCATTTATCGGTGTATCGACAGCGGAGGTATATCGCCGTCTTAATGTAGAGAAGGTTCAGCATCCGCCTACAAAGCAAATGATATCCGCGATTGAAAATGGAGATTTCAATGGAGTCTGCAACAGTGTCGGCAATGTTTTGGAAGATGTGACGCTTTCGCTTTATCCTGAGGTAGCGCAAATCAAGGACCAAATGAAGAGGTTCGGTGCTGATGCCGTCTTAATGAGTGGCAGTGGCCCGACGGTATTCAGCCTTGTGGCACATGATTCGCGGATGCATCGTATTTATAACGGTCTACGAGGGTTTTGCGACCAGGTATTCGCAGTGAGAATGCTTGGAGAGCGCCATACTCTTGATTAAATCCGTATAATGGTGGTATATTAACCTTAAATATTCGGATTTTGGAGGTTCTTTAATGAAATTTCGACGCAGCGAGCGTTTGATCGATATGACGACCTATTTACTGGAACATCCGCGCCAATTGGTACCGTTAACCTATTTTGCAGAGAAGTATGGTTCAGCTAAGTCCTCGATCAGTGAAGATCTCGGAATCATCAAAGAAACATTTGAACAGCGGGGAATCGGTGTCCTTCAGACTGTGCCAGGCGCTGCCGGGGGAGTCAAGTTCCATGTCCATGTCAGTGATGAAAAAGCCAGGAAGGTAATCGATGAACTATGTACGGTGATGGCAAGTCCTGATAGATTACTGCCAGGCGGTTATCTTTTCATGAATGATATCCTCGGAAATCCAGCAATTGTGCAGGAAGTGGGAAGGCTGCTCGCATCTGCTTTTGCTGAAAAGGATATAGAGGTTGTCATGACGGTGGCTACAAAGGGGATTCCAATCGCTTACGCAGTAGCAAGCAACTTGAATGTTCCTGTCGTGATTGTAAGAAGGGATAGCAAAGTGACTGAAGGGTCGACGGTAAGCATCAACTACGTTTCAGGCTCTTCAAAAAGGATTCAGACGATGGTGCTTTCAAAGCGCAGCCTTGCAGAGGGCTCGAAGGTTCTGATAGTCGATGACTTCATGAAAGCGGGCGGCACCGTCAATGGCATGATTAATTTGCTTGAAGAGTTTAATGCAGATTTAGCGGGAATAGCGGTACTGGTTGAATCGGAGAACATCGAAGAAAGACTTGTCGATGAGTATCTATCACTCGTACGCCTTTCAGATGTAGACGTAAAAGAACGGAAAATTACCGTGAGTGAAGGAAATTACTTCGCTCGCAGAGAATAGTTGTTCATATAAAAAAATAGATGGGGTGACAATATGAATATTGTACAAACTTCAAATGCGCCTGCTGCAATCGGTCCATATTCGCAAGGTGTGGTTGTGAACAATCTTTTCTACAGCTCAGGCCAGATTCCATTGACTCCAGAGGGTGTAATGGTCGAAGGAGATATCCAGGCCCAGACACATCAGGTATTCAAAAACTTGAAAGCTGTACTTGAGGCTGCAGGTGCCTCACTTGAAACTGTGGTAAAAGCAACTGTCTTCATCAAAAATATGGATGAATTCACTCAATTGAATGAAATATATGCAGAGTATTTCAATGTGCATAAGCCAGCTCGCTCAACAGTGGAAGTGGCAAGACTGCCAAAGGATGCCTTGGTGGAAATCGAAGTAGTAGCGCTCGTTAAATAAACGGGCGTTTTTTTTATTTGCAAAGAGATTTAGGAGGTGTCCGATAAAGGAGGAGAACCGCGATTTCGGTCGCTGCAGGAAGGTTTTATCCTCTCCCTTCTGACCTTTGGTGACAATAGTACATTTATAATACAAAAACTTTTTTTATAAAAAGGTCAAAAAAATGATATAAAAAGTAGTTTTTTCAGAGAAGGTTCACTCACTCGTCAATAGCCGAAAAAGCCTATTTTAAAAGGGGAAACTTATATGTAAAGGCTTATTGTATGAAAAAATTCACAAATTCGACCTATTTTTTCAAAAAAATTTTCTTGTAAAAGAAGGAGATTTGATTTCAACGTGGAATTATTTAACTAGAATTTTATCTATTTGTAAAGGTGGTGAACAGAATGGAAGTAACTGACGTAAGATTACGCCGCGTTAATACAGATGGACGGATGAGAGCGATCGCTTCCATCACGCTTGACAACGAGTTTGTTGTCCATGATATCAGGGTGATTGATGGAAACAACGGCCTATTTGTTGCAATGCCAAGTAAACGCACTCCTGATGGCGAGTTCCGTGATATCGCGCATCCGATCAATTCGGGTACACGCGGAAAGATCCAGGATGCCGTTTTGGCAGAGTACCACCGTTTAGGTGAGTTAGAAGTCGAATTCGAAGAAGCTGGCGCTTCCTAGAATATATAAGTGTATAACATCAAGAGCCTGCTGCATAAGTTAGGCTCTTTTTTATTTCCCCGATTTGTCCCCTGGTAAACCTTTTTTAAAAAAAAATTCACTTTTATAATTGTCTAGCTCCAGCGCCTAGCTCCTCGAAACGCTTGTCCAGTGTCGCCTCCTAGAAACTTCGAAACTTCAACTCCTCCTGCAGAAGCAAAAAGCGCTACTTTGCCGGAGTCTCCAGTTTCTTCGTTTCTGGACAGTCGGCTATACTTTTCGATTTCAATCCGCCCAATGAAGTCAAAGAACGACTTCACTGTCAGGCCCTCCGAGGTACACGAAGTGCTAGACCCGCCAGCCACAGGACGTGGCGTTATAGGAGGGCAGCGCTTGTCCGAGTTAGACAGTCGCCTCCGCTTTTTACTTAATACTCTCCCCCCTAAACTGACAAATAATTGTACTTGTTCTTCTATTCTTGAAATACCCGGCTATTTAAGATATATTCGTAATGGATAAAAAGGTAAATTGGAGGCCTGCTAATGTCTAATCGTTATGCAATCATTTTAGCAGCCGGTCAGGGAACAAGAATGAAGTCCAAGTTGTATAAGGTACTTCACCCTGTATGCGGCAAGCCAATGGTACAGCATGTAATTGACCAGGTGAAAAGTCTTGATATAAACGAAATCGTGACAATTGTCGGCCATGGAGCAGAAAAAGTTAAAGATCAGCTTGGTGAAGATAGCCAGTATGCCCTTCAGGCAGAACAGCTTGGAACAGCTCATGCTGTGCAGCAAGCCGAGCAAATGCTTGCAGACAAAGAAGGAGTCACAATCGTTGTTTGCGGTGATACTCCGCTGATCAAGGCTGAAACAATGGAAGCCCTTTTCAAGCATCATGAAGAGACAAGTGCCAAAGCAACCATCCTGACTGCGAGAGCTGAGGATCCAACTGGCTATGGCCGTATCGTCAGGAATGCAGAAGGGTTTGTTGAGAAAATCGTTGAGCATAAGGATGCGAACGAGCAGGAAAGAAGCATCAATGAAATCAATACCGGTACATATTGCTTTGATAATAAAATGTTATTCGAAGCGATCCAGAATGTATCAAACGATAATGTTCAGGGGGAATACTATCTTCCAGATGTCATCGAAATCCTGAAAAACCAGGGTGAAATCGTTTCAGCATATGTGACGGATAGCTTTGCGGAGACACTTGGTGTCAATGACCGTGTTGCTCTTGCGGAAGCTGAACGCACGATGAAAAAGCGGATCAATGAGTATCATATGCGTAATGGCGTATCGATTATTGATCCAGATAACACGTATATTGGACCGGATGTAAAAGTTGGACAGGATACGGTTATTTTCCCGGGAACGACGCTTTCTGGCAGCACAGTCATCGGTTCTGATTGCCAGATTGGACCTAATACTGAAATCAGCAGCTGCGAGATTGGAAACAATACGGTTATCCGCCAATCAGCGGCCTTCGACAGCAAGATTGGCTCCGAAGTCAACATCGGGCCTTTCGCGCATATCAGGCCAGAATCTGATATCTATGATGAAGTGAAGATCGGCAATTTTGTCGAAATTAAAAAAGCGGTATTTGGCAAAGGAAGCAAGGCATCCCATCTTAGCTATATCGGTGATGCAGAAGTCGGTGCTGATGTGAATATCGGCTGCGGCTCCATCACAGTGAATTATGATGGCAAAAACAAATTCTTGACCAAGATAGAAGACGGCGTATTCATCGGCTGTAATTCAAATCTTGTTGCACCAGTGAAGATCGGAAAAGGCGCATATGTAGCAGCCGGCTCCACAATCACTGAAGATGTTCCAGGTGAAGCACTAGCGCTTGCACGTGCTCGTCAAGTCAACAAAGAAGATTATGTAGGGAAAATGAACGTAAAGAAATAAGAGTCTTGGAGGTCCGCAATGTCAAACCAGTATCTTGACCCAAATTTAAAGGTTTTTTCACTTAACTCAAATGTTGAACTTGCCCAGGAAATCGCGAAGGTAATCGGGGTAGAGCTAGGAAAATGCTCTGTATCCCAGTTCAGCGACGGAGAAATCCAGATTAACATTGAAGAAAGCATCCGTGGCTGTGATGTGTATGTCATCCAGTCGACTAGCTCTCCAGTAAATGAGAACATCATGGAATTGCTGATCATGATCGATGCATTAAAGCGTGCATCAGCTAAAACAATCAATATTGTTATGCCTTATTACGGCTATGCAAGGCAGGACCGTAAAGCACGCGCACGTGAACCAATCACGGCTAAGCTTGTGGCAAACCTGCTTGAGACAGCTGGCGCTACTCGCGTCATCACGCTCGATCTACACGCTCCACAGATCCAAGGATTCTTCGATATTCCAATCGATCACTTAATGGGTGTGCCAATTCTTGCTGACCACTTCAAGAGCAAGGAATTGAACGGAGATGTTGTCATTGTATCTCCTGACCATGGCGGTGTTACACGTGCAAGAAAGATGGCTGAAAGATTGAAAGCACCTATCGCAATCATCGATAAGCGCCGTCCGAAGCCAAATGTTGCTGAAGTAATGAACATCGTTGGTAATATTGAAGGCAAGGTTGCCATTTTGATTGACGATATTATCGATACTGCAGGAACAATTACATTGGCTGCAAATGCGTTAGTTGAAAATGGGGCACTTGAAGTATACGCTTGCTGTACACACCCTGTATTGTCAGGTCCTGCTATTGAGCGTATCGAAAACTCCAAGATTAAAGAACTGGTTGTGACAAATTCAATCGCAC comes from the Mesobacillus boroniphilus genome and includes:
- the rnmV gene encoding ribonuclease M5 produces the protein MKLKEIIVVEGKDDTTAIRRAVDADTIETNGSAINSDTIERIRNAHEKRGVIVFTDPDFPGEKIRKTISEQVAGCKHAFIPKELAKPKSGRGIGVEHASPEVIREALKDAQVMDAKAVEEITQEDLIVAGLIGGPGSRERREKLGRLLRIGYTNGKQLHKRLMMFQVKRKDFAAALAEILKEEQNA
- the rsmA gene encoding 16S rRNA (adenine(1518)-N(6)/adenine(1519)-N(6))-dimethyltransferase RsmA, translated to MHKDIATPMRTKEILDKYGFSFKKSLGQNFLIDTNILNRIVDHAELTDHSGAIEIGPGIGALTEQLAKRAEKVVAFEIDQRLLPILEDTLSPYPNVKVIHSDVLKADVQAVMKQEFEKQEDVMVVANLPYYVTTPILMKLLEERLPIRGIVCMLQKEVGDRISAKPGTKEYGSLSIAVQYYTKAETVMIVPKTVFMPQPNVDSAVIRLTLHDEPPVKVKDEKFFFHVTRSSFAQRRKTILNNLTSQLPDGKQKKESIQAALRQAGVEESRRGETLTIEEFAQLSNALYPYFH
- the yabG gene encoding sporulation peptidase YabG; the protein is MNINLMDIVGRVSHQCDIMFRVIDIREKHGKKIAILYGEDFRLIADAPYEDLIKIDPSMRMRLTKEFRSLEEQSYKLFRQDVDLLQQKQEYEVTEGYSKSYNYFQMPGKVLHIDGDPNYLKKCLTLYEKVGVPVYGFHCNEKEMPEKVGMLLDYYRPDILVITGHDAYSKSKGAMDDINAYRHSKHFVQTVREARKKVPHLDQLVIFAGACQSHFESLIHAGANFASSPSRVNIHALDPVYIVAKISFTPFMERINVWDVLRNTLTGDKGLGGIETKGVLRTGMPYKKNSSD
- the veg gene encoding biofilm formation stimulator Veg; translation: MPKTLSDIKKALDSNLGKRLMLKANGGRRKTIERSGVLAETYPSVFVIELDQDENAFERVSYSYADVLTETVEITFFEDTTGSIALS
- a CDS encoding small, acid-soluble spore protein, alpha/beta type, giving the protein MGRRRGIMSERLKEELAKELGFYDVVQNEGWGGIKAKDAGNMVKRAIELAEQQLTNQNR
- the ispE gene encoding 4-(cytidine 5'-diphospho)-2-C-methyl-D-erythritol kinase, with protein sequence MKVLVKAPAKINLSLDVLHKRPDGYHEVEMVMTTIDLADRIELSLLEEDRIVIHSHNRFVPDDQRNLAYQAAHLLKLRFQVKQGVVIGIEKTIPVAAGLAGGSSDAAATLRGLNKLWKLGLSLDELAVLGAEIGSDVSFCVYGGTALATGRGEIIEELPAPPTCWVVLAKPFIGVSTAEVYRRLNVEKVQHPPTKQMISAIENGDFNGVCNSVGNVLEDVTLSLYPEVAQIKDQMKRFGADAVLMSGSGPTVFSLVAHDSRMHRIYNGLRGFCDQVFAVRMLGERHTLD
- the purR gene encoding pur operon repressor, with the protein product MKFRRSERLIDMTTYLLEHPRQLVPLTYFAEKYGSAKSSISEDLGIIKETFEQRGIGVLQTVPGAAGGVKFHVHVSDEKARKVIDELCTVMASPDRLLPGGYLFMNDILGNPAIVQEVGRLLASAFAEKDIEVVMTVATKGIPIAYAVASNLNVPVVIVRRDSKVTEGSTVSINYVSGSSKRIQTMVLSKRSLAEGSKVLIVDDFMKAGGTVNGMINLLEEFNADLAGIAVLVESENIEERLVDEYLSLVRLSDVDVKERKITVSEGNYFARRE
- a CDS encoding RidA family protein — translated: MNIVQTSNAPAAIGPYSQGVVVNNLFYSSGQIPLTPEGVMVEGDIQAQTHQVFKNLKAVLEAAGASLETVVKATVFIKNMDEFTQLNEIYAEYFNVHKPARSTVEVARLPKDALVEIEVVALVK
- the spoVG gene encoding septation regulator SpoVG is translated as MEVTDVRLRRVNTDGRMRAIASITLDNEFVVHDIRVIDGNNGLFVAMPSKRTPDGEFRDIAHPINSGTRGKIQDAVLAEYHRLGELEVEFEEAGAS
- the glmU gene encoding bifunctional UDP-N-acetylglucosamine diphosphorylase/glucosamine-1-phosphate N-acetyltransferase GlmU, coding for MSNRYAIILAAGQGTRMKSKLYKVLHPVCGKPMVQHVIDQVKSLDINEIVTIVGHGAEKVKDQLGEDSQYALQAEQLGTAHAVQQAEQMLADKEGVTIVVCGDTPLIKAETMEALFKHHEETSAKATILTARAEDPTGYGRIVRNAEGFVEKIVEHKDANEQERSINEINTGTYCFDNKMLFEAIQNVSNDNVQGEYYLPDVIEILKNQGEIVSAYVTDSFAETLGVNDRVALAEAERTMKKRINEYHMRNGVSIIDPDNTYIGPDVKVGQDTVIFPGTTLSGSTVIGSDCQIGPNTEISSCEIGNNTVIRQSAAFDSKIGSEVNIGPFAHIRPESDIYDEVKIGNFVEIKKAVFGKGSKASHLSYIGDAEVGADVNIGCGSITVNYDGKNKFLTKIEDGVFIGCNSNLVAPVKIGKGAYVAAGSTITEDVPGEALALARARQVNKEDYVGKMNVKK
- a CDS encoding ribose-phosphate diphosphokinase, with the protein product MSNQYLDPNLKVFSLNSNVELAQEIAKVIGVELGKCSVSQFSDGEIQINIEESIRGCDVYVIQSTSSPVNENIMELLIMIDALKRASAKTINIVMPYYGYARQDRKARAREPITAKLVANLLETAGATRVITLDLHAPQIQGFFDIPIDHLMGVPILADHFKSKELNGDVVIVSPDHGGVTRARKMAERLKAPIAIIDKRRPKPNVAEVMNIVGNIEGKVAILIDDIIDTAGTITLAANALVENGALEVYACCTHPVLSGPAIERIENSKIKELVVTNSIALAEEKRVEKIHQLSVAPLIGEAIIRVHEEQSVSTLFD